One part of the Vicia villosa cultivar HV-30 ecotype Madison, WI linkage group LG6, Vvil1.0, whole genome shotgun sequence genome encodes these proteins:
- the LOC131611851 gene encoding poly [ADP-ribose] polymerase 1-like — protein sequence MSVSRDRGALKDEAEMQKARRMKIPIVREDYLVDCMERKKKLPFDRYKVEMIGETSSMVTVKVKGQSAVHDASGLQDSGHILEDGKSIYNTTLNMSDLSTGINSYYILQIIEEDKGSDCYVFRKWGQVGSDKIGGSKLEDMSKSEYTVRVVDVFTMP from the exons ATGTCCGTCTCGAGAGACCG TGGAGCACTCAAGGACGAAGCTGAGATGCAGAAGGCAAG GAGGATGAAAATACCAATAGTTAGAGAGGACTATTTGGTTGACTGtatggaaagaaagaagaagcTTCCATTTGATAGGTACAAAGTTGAAATGATTGGTGAGACTTCTAGCATGGTCACCGTCAAAGTGAAGGGGCAAAGTGCTGTTCACGATGCTTCTGGCCTGCAGGATTCTGGCCACATACTGGAGGATGGGAAAAGTATATATAATACAACTTTGAATATGTCTGATTTGTCTACTGGTATTAACAG TTACTACATCCTTCAAATAATTGAGGAAGATAAGGGGTCAGATTGCTATGTGTTTCGTAAATGGGGTCAAGTGGGAAGTGACAAGATTGGAGGGTCCAAACTTGAAGACATGTCGAAATCTGAGTATACTGTTCGCGTTGTTGATGTGTTTACTATGCCGTAG
- the LOC131614100 gene encoding uncharacterized protein LOC131614100, which yields MKYVLVTGGVVSGLGKGVTASSIGVLLQACGFRVTSIKIDPYLNTDAGTMSPFEHGEVFVLDDGGEVDLDLGNYERFLDLILMDLIITNTFFVASIILMNVT from the exons ATGAAGTATGTTTTAGTGACAGGTGGAGTTGTTAGTGGACTTGGAAAAGGAGTTACTGCTAGCAGCATTGGAGTACTCCTTCAGGCTTGTGGCTTTCGAGTTACCTCTATCAAAATTG ACCCCTATCTGAACACGGATGCAGGGACAATGTCTCCTTTTGAGCATGGTGAAGTTTTTGTCTTAGATGATGGTGGTGAG GTTGACCTTGATCTTGGAAACTATGAACGTTTCTTGGACTTAATATTAATGGacttaataataacaaatacattttTTGTTGCATCAATAATTTTGATGAATGTGACTTAA